One Archocentrus centrarchus isolate MPI-CPG fArcCen1 chromosome 14, fArcCen1, whole genome shotgun sequence DNA window includes the following coding sequences:
- the LOC115792080 gene encoding collagenase 3-like — translation MRSFSVCVLLSLVVAVFSVPLAEVSEQDQSFAMSYLKKFFNLTEDRGPSVRRGISPLNKKLAEMQRFFGLQITGTLDADTLAVMKKPRCGVPDDTAARFSTFGNNFKWQKNSLTYRIENYTPDMSVAEVDDSIKKALQVWAKVTPLRFTRIYSGTADIMISFGRQAHGDFYPFDGPGNILAHAFAPSPGIGGDAHFDEDETFTFRSNRGIVLFIVAAHEFGHSLGLSHSNDPGALMYPTYSYRNPDTFVLPYDDVKGIQSLYGSNPTVVHPKPPTTPDACDSTMVLDAVTTLRGEIIFFKDSFFWRSYPQSRTPQAILISTFWPSAPVNIDAAYENQQSDRMFLFKGRQVWAFTGIQPVHGYPKTLTAFGLPGRVKKIDAALHDVHSGKTLFFVGSYYYRYDEVRKTMDQGYPKKVNQFFTDLTTNVTAALQYKGFTYIYSGPYIYEYNLTTGRLYRVLRNSHFLPCSNF, via the exons ATGAGgtctttcagtgtgtgtgttctgctcaGCCTGGTGGTTGCAGTTTTCTCTGTGCCACTAGCTGAAGTTTCTGAGCAAGATCAAAGTTTTGCAATG AGCTACCTGAAGAAATTCTTCAACCTGACAGAGGACAGAGGGCCATCAGTCAGACGGGGCATCAGCCCACTGAACAAGAAGCTGGCTGAGATGCAGAGATTCTTTGGTCTGCAGATCACCGGGACTCTGGATGCTGACACCTTGGCCGTGATGAAGAAGCCACGCTGTGGTGTTCCAGATGATACGGCTGCTCGTTTCTCCACTTTTGGAAACAACTTCAaatggcagaaaaacagcctcaCATACAG GATAGAAAACTACACACCTGACATGTCTGTGGCAGAGGTGGATGATTCTATCAAGAAAGCGCTGCAGGTTTGGGCCAAAGTCACTCCTCTGAGGTTTACAAGAATCTACAGCGGCACTGCTGACATCATGATCTCCTTTGGTCGCCAGG CACACGGTGATTTTTATCCCTTTGATGGCCCTGGGAACATTCTCGCCCACGCCTTTGCCCCATCTCCTGGCATTGGAGGAGATGCCCATTTTGATGAGGATGAAACCTTCACGTTCCGCTCAAACAGAG GCATTGTCCTCTTCATTGTTGCTGCCCATGAGTTTGGTCACTCTCTGGGCTTGTCTCATTCCAATGACCCTGGTGCGCTCATGTACCCCACATACTCATACAGAAACCCTGACACCTTTGTTCTGCCTTACGATGATGTTAAAGGCATCCAGTCCCTCTACG GTTCAAACCCTACTGTGGTTCATCCCAAACCCCCCACTACTCCTGATGCCTGTGATTCAACCATGGTATTGGATGCTGTCACCACCTTAAGAGGAGAGATTATCTTCTTCAAAGACAG cttcttctggCGTAGCTACCCTCAAAGCAGGACACCTCAGGCAATCCTCATCAGTACCTTCTGGCCAAGTGCCCCGGTAAACATTGATGCTGCATATGAGAACCAACAGTCAGACAGAATGTTTCTGTTCAAAG GTCGTCAAGTGTGGGCCTTCACTGGCATCCAGCCTGTACACGGCTATCCTAAAACACTAACTGCTTTTGGTCTGCCAGGAAGAGTGAAGAAAATCGATGCTGCCCTTCATGATGTACACTCTGGCAAAACTCTCTTCTTTGTAGGCAGCTATTACTACAG ATATGATGAGGTTAGAAAGACTATGGACCAGGGATATCCCAAAAAAGTGAATCAGTTCTTTACAGACTTGACCACCAACGTGACAGCAGCTTTGCAGTACAAAG GTTTCACTTACATCTACAGTGGACCTTACATCTATGAGTACAACCTGACAACTGGAAGACTGTATCGAGTGCTGAGGAACAGCCACTTCCTGCCCTGCTCGAACTTCTAG
- the LOC115791993 gene encoding collagenase 3-like has protein sequence MKTLTLSVLLGLAVAVYCMPVSQLTEQDESLAKSYLKKFFNLTEEEGPAVRRGISPLNKKLAEMQRFFGLQITGTLDADTLAVMKKPRCGVPDGAVAHFSTFGNNLKWQKNSLTYRIENYTPDMSVAEVDDSIEKALQVWAKVTPLRFTRIYSGTADIMISFGRQAHGDFYPFDGPDGTLAHAFAPSDGIGGDAHFDDDETFTFRSNTGYVLFMVAAHEFGHSLGLSHSDDPGALMYPVYSYSDPDTFVLTRDDVKGIQSLYGPNKDPIQPGPTAPPTPNACDSTLVLDAVATLRGEMLFFKDRFFWRNHPQTMTPQQTLITNFWPSAPVNIDAAYENLQSDHVMLFKGQKVWAFSGYDLVRGYPKPISSFGLPKTVKKVDAALHDQQTGKTLFFVGSDYYSYDEVKKNMDAGFPKRVDETFSGMTSRVTAALQHRGFTYLYSGPYMHEYSLSTGRLYRVLRNNYFLPCSNF, from the exons ATGAAGACTTTGACTCTGAGTGTTCTGCTGGGCCTGGCAGTGGCAGTTTACTGCATGCCAGTTTCTCAGCTTACTGAGCAAGATGAAAGTTTAGCAAAG AGCTACCTGAAGAAATTCTTCAacctgacagaggaggagggtCCAGCTGTCAGACGGGGCATCAGCCCACTGAACAAGAAGCTGGCTGAGATGCAGAGATTCTTTGGTCTGCAGATCACCGGGACTCTGGATGCTGACACCTTGGCCGTGATGAAGAAGCCACGCTGTGGTGTTCCAGATGGAGCCGTTGCCCATTTCTCCACTTTTGGAAACAACCTCAaatggcagaaaaacagcctcaCATACAG GATAGAGAACTACACACCTGACATGTCTGTGGCAGAGGTGGATGATTCTATTGAGAAAGCGCTGCAGGTTTGGGCCAAAGTCACTCCTCTGAGGTTCACAAGAATCTACAGCGGCACTGCTGACATCATGATCTCCTTCGGTCGCCAGG CACACGGTGATTTTTACCCCTTTGACGGCCCTGATGGCACTCTCGCCCACGCCTTTGCCCCAAGTGATGGAATTGGAGGAGACGCCCATTTTGACGATGATGAAACCTTCACGTTCCGCTCTAACACAG GCTATGTTCTCTTTATGGTTGCTGCCCATGAGTTTGGTCACTCTCTGGGCTTGTCTCACTCTGATGACCCTGGTGCTCTCATGTACCCAGTGTACTCATACAGTGATCCTGACACCTTTGTCCTCACTCGAGATGATGTTAAAGGCATCCAGTCCCTCTATG GTCCAAATAAGGATCCTATTCAGCCTGGACCTACAGCCCCCCCTACTCCAAACGCCTGTGATTCAACATTGGTTTTGGACGCTGTTGCCACACTGCGAGGAGAGATGCTCTTCTTTAAGGACCG ctTCTTCTGGCGTAACCACCCTCAGACAATGACACCTCAGCAAACTCTCATCACAAACTTCTGGCCCAGTGCCCCTGTTAACATTGATGCTGCTTATGAGAACCTTCAGTCAGACCatgtaatgctttttaaag GTCAGAAAGTGTGGGCTTTCAGCGGCTATGATCTTGTTAGAGGCTATCCTAAACCAATATCCAGCTTCGGTCTGCCCAAAACAGTGAAGAAAGTCGATGCGGCCCTCCATGACCAACAAACTGGGAAGACTCTTTTCTTTGTAGGCAGTGATTACTACAG TTATGATGAGGTCAAAAAGAACATGGATGCAGGATTCCCCAAACGTGTGGATGAGACCTTTTCGGGAATGACCTCCAGAGTGACTGCAGCTTTGCAGCACAGAG GTTTCACCTACCTCTACAGTGGACCCTACATGCATGAGTACAGCCTGAGTACTGGGAGGCTGTACCGTGTGCTGAGGAACAACTATTTCCTGCCCTGCAGTAACTTCTAG